The genomic stretch CCGACCACGATACGACCCAGAATAGCCAACCTATGATTTCCGAAGCCGAAGCGCGTGGTATGCACTGTATCTCCGGCGTTGAAATCTCGACCCTGTACGATCGCGAATATCACATTACCTGCTATGGCATTGACTTTGAGCACTCGGGTCTTCAATCTCTTCTCTCATACAACCGCGAGGAGCGCGCCGCCCTCAATCGAGAGACGGTTTGCCTGCTGGCTGAACAAGACGCGCGCATCAATTTTGAACAGTACGAATCCTATACCTATGACCCGATACGCGGCGGCTGGAAGTCGTTGAATTTCCTTATTGACCAGGGTATCATCAATGGTACTCCCGGGTACTTCGCGATTACTCAGCACCTGAATATGCGCGTTGAATGCCCTCCGCCTGAGATCGTTATCCAGACGGTCAAAGACGCTGGTGGCTTCCCCTTTCTCGCGCATCCCAATGTGTATCAGGGCGGCGAACGGATGTCCAGAGATCAACTCATGCAATGGCGCGACTTTGGCATCGCGGGTATCGAGTGCTACTCGCCTTCGGTAAATGATCTTTCTGATACCAGGTACTATGTTGATTTTTGCAAGAAAAATAATCTGCTTATTTCCGGTGGTTCAGATTATCACGGTCCCTTTCTCACCCGTCCCTTAGGTGATCCGCTTATTACGCGCGATATGCTCGATCTGGGTGGGCTCATATAAATCAATATGGACAAACTTTTGTTGTATGCCGTATATTCATTTCAGAAT from Gemmatimonadota bacterium encodes the following:
- a CDS encoding PHP domain-containing protein, with translation MYIDLHMHTTASDGAWTRSELLNLLAEYNITTFAVTDHDTTQNSQPMISEAEARGMHCISGVEISTLYDREYHITCYGIDFEHSGLQSLLSYNREERAALNRETVCLLAEQDARINFEQYESYTYDPIRGGWKSLNFLIDQGIINGTPGYFAITQHLNMRVECPPPEIVIQTVKDAGGFPFLAHPNVYQGGERMSRDQLMQWRDFGIAGIECYSPSVNDLSDTRYYVDFCKKNNLLISGGSDYHGPFLTRPLGDPLITRDMLDLGGLI